Genomic segment of Desulfarculaceae bacterium:
ATCTTCTTCTCTTCCTCGCTGGCGTCGCGCTCCTCCACGATGCGGCTGAGCTGGCCGCGCTGGTCGAAGATCAGGCGGCCATAGGGCGGGGGCGGGTCAAGGTCCATGGCCAGGACCGTCTCGTCGTTGCCCTGCTCCCGGTGGGTGTCGATGATGGCCTGGGCCGTGGAGCGCCTCATGCCGGGCACGTCGCCATAGAAGATGATCACGTCGCCCTGGAAGCCCTCCAGCGCGGGCATGGCGGCCATGACCGCGTGGCCCGTGCCCAGCTGGGGCTCTTGCAGGGCGAAGAAAAGGTGTTCGCGCCCGGCCAGTTGGGCCTCCACCAGCTCCGCGCCGTGGCCCACCACCACCACGGTGCGGGCGGCGCCCAGCTCCTCGGCCAGGTCCACCACCCAGTCGATCATGGGACGGCCCGCCAAGGGGTGCAAAACCTTTGGCAAATCCGATTTCATGCGGGTGCCCTTGCCCGCAGCTAGGATCACCACCGCCAATTCAGGTAGCTTAGTGTTCATAAGGCCCTATGTTATTGGTTTAAAGGGCGTTAGGCAAGAGGCGAGAGGGGCCGCTAAGCGAATGTAAGAAATATGAAATGCGGGATCGCCGGGGCCCCGGGGGCGCGGGCCCCGGGGGCTACACCCCGAAGACCTGGGGCTCCTTGCGCTCGGCGCAGTTCTCCACCAGCCAGTTGGTGACCTTGGACATCTGGGGCGCTTCCCAGACCCGCGCGGTGGTGGGGCAGTTCTTCACGCAGGCGGTGCAGCGGATGCAGAGCGCCACCTCGGTGGTCACCTCGTCCTCCACGGTGATGGCCCCGGTGGGGCACACGGCGGCGCAGGTGCCGCAGAGGATGCAGAGGTCTTCCTTGGTGACCGGCGAAATCTCCATGGCCATGGGGCCGCCCTCGTAGGGGAAGCGGCCCGGGATCTCCGGGTCGGCCAAATCGTCGGGCGAGGCCGCGCCGGCCAGCTTGTCCTTGATCTTCTGGCCGAAATCACGCGCCTTTTGCAGATCCTCCGCGTCCGGGCGGCCGTTGGCGACGGGCATCTCCGGGGTGGCGAAGGAGTGCTCGCCCACAAAGGCGGCCCCGGCCACGGGCTTGAAGCCCAGCTCCGCGGCCAGGTTCTTCAGCTCCAGGAGCGCGTCCTCGAACTCGCGGTTGCCGTAGAGCACCACCGGCACGGCCAGGGCGCCGTTGCCCGATAGCTTGCTCAGGCGGGCGATGGCCTCGGCCGGCACCCGGCCGCCGTAGACCGGCACGCCCAGGACGACCAGCTCGTCGCCGCAGGGGGCGATGTCCCGCGCCGCGTCCTCGGGCAGGGTCAGGTTGAGGTTGCTCACGTTGTCCACGCCGAGGCCCTGGGCCACGGCCTTGAGCACCTTCTGGGTGGTCCCGGTGGGCGAGAAGTAGACTAGAGTCACCTTGTTTATCTGCATGAGTCGTCTCCTAGAGTCGGCACGGGAACGGTTCGAGGCCACAAGGGATATGGTAGGAGGTTAAACAACGATAAGCAAGGGGGATTGGGAAGGCCTGGTCAAACCTGTCATGGGAGATCAGCGGCCCCCCAACCAAAAAAGCGGCCGCCCCTTAAAGGAGCAGCCGCGGTCGGTTGGTCGTATGGGTCTGGGGCACGGTTGCCCCGCCGCCCGGGCTAGTTGAACCCGAAGAACCAGGTGATCCCCAGTAACAACTGGAAGTTGTTCAGCTTGTATTCGGTCTTGGAGAAGGTGCCCAGGCTGCCGGTGGCCAGGTCGCTGTCCACGGTCAGCCACCAGTAACGCGCCCCCAGGCTCAGCATCCAGTTGTCGGAAAGGCTATAGCCCACCCCGGTGCCCAGGAAATAGGCCGCGTTGTCGGAGGTGGAAAGGTTCACCGACTCCCCCAGCCCGGTCTGCATGTCGTTGATGCCCTTTTCCTTGTCCGAGCTGGTGAAGGTATAGCCCACCCCACCCTCGCCGAACCAGGTGAATTGCTGGCCCAGCTTCAGGCGGTAGCGCCCCACCAGGTAGACCGGCACCGCGTTGATGGTGGACCAGTCCTCCTCGCTGCGGCCGCTACGGGCGGCCTTGGTCAAAAAGCTCAGGTACTGGGCGCCGACGCCCACCTCCACTCCGCTGGCAAAGGAGTAATAGGCCTCGCCGCCCACGGTCCAGGTGGAGTCCATGGAGCTGGAGTTGGGGCCGCTGTCGCCGTCCCGGCCGTCAATGGGGTTGCTTTCGGTGCCCGTGGCCCAGCCGCCGAACAGGGAGAGCGCGGCCTTGCCTTGGGCCAGGGCGGGCGTGGCGGTCAGCAACACGATTACCAGGAGCAATGAGAACTTTTTCAACACGATTTTCCTCCCAAATAATTGCCGTACGCCAGCACCGGACCTGGGCGGTAAAGGCATCATAGCCTATATCAGGGGGCATACAAACCAGCAAATTGGGGCAAGGGAGGCCGCCCCGCGCCCAATGAGCCGGCTCACTAGCACAAAAAAAGCGGCCGCCCCTTTCGGGACGGCCGCAGTCGGTTGGTCGTATGGGTCTGGGTGGTTAGCCGAGCGGGCCGCTGGCGCGCTCCGCGGTGCGCAGGCGCAGCATGGCCCTTTGCAGGGCCGCCTCGGCACGGACGTAGTCCATCTCCTCGGCGCGGGCCTTTTCCATGCGTTGCTGGGCCCGTTCGCGGGCGCGCTGGGCGCGGTCGATGTCGATCTCGCGGGCCAGCTCGGCCGCTTCGGCCAGGAT
This window contains:
- a CDS encoding NTP transferase domain-containing protein codes for the protein MNTKLPELAVVILAAGKGTRMKSDLPKVLHPLAGRPMIDWVVDLAEELGAARTVVVVGHGAELVEAQLAGREHLFFALQEPQLGTGHAVMAAMPALEGFQGDVIIFYGDVPGMRRSTAQAIIDTHREQGNDETVLAMDLDPPPPYGRLIFDQRGQLSRIVEERDASEEEKKITLVNSGIIVATAQAMRTGLPLLSTENDQKEYYLTDLAEILGARGYKVGYAVAPDPEELRGINSRDELAAMERRWAANGGKGD
- a CDS encoding porin family protein — its product is MLKKFSLLLVIVLLTATPALAQGKAALSLFGGWATGTESNPIDGRDGDSGPNSSSMDSTWTVGGEAYYSFASGVEVGVGAQYLSFLTKAARSGRSEEDWSTINAVPVYLVGRYRLKLGQQFTWFGEGGVGYTFTSSDKEKGINDMQTGLGESVNLSTSDNAAYFLGTGVGYSLSDNWMLSLGARYWWLTVDSDLATGSLGTFSKTEYKLNNFQLLLGITWFFGFN
- a CDS encoding 4Fe-4S binding protein, with protein sequence MQINKVTLVYFSPTGTTQKVLKAVAQGLGVDNVSNLNLTLPEDAARDIAPCGDELVVLGVPVYGGRVPAEAIARLSKLSGNGALAVPVVLYGNREFEDALLELKNLAAELGFKPVAGAAFVGEHSFATPEMPVANGRPDAEDLQKARDFGQKIKDKLAGAASPDDLADPEIPGRFPYEGGPMAMEISPVTKEDLCILCGTCAAVCPTGAITVEDEVTTEVALCIRCTACVKNCPTTARVWEAPQMSKVTNWLVENCAERKEPQVFGV